A single region of the Anomaloglossus baeobatrachus isolate aAnoBae1 chromosome 2, aAnoBae1.hap1, whole genome shotgun sequence genome encodes:
- the LOC142290869 gene encoding zinc finger BED domain-containing protein 6-like, which translates to MKSHTQPRKVPCRARTAAQRGMDLQHHNRQEEAVARGRRRAAIPHSTHMRQVPRPRVRCSPVWHFFQESVDDKRTVICNLCHTRISRGLTTTSLTTTSMLRHMSAKHPTNWAERLDPQSVFAGDTTASFPVQHACQSPVEDAGMDAFCPSPVVAHSQPPSGTMSDSLSQHSIQLSLPQSLECKHKYPATHPQAQKLNGHISRLLAQEMLPFRLVDTEAFRNLMAAAVPRYLVPSRHYFSRCAVPALHQHVSHNITRALTNAVTGKVHLTTDTWTNACGQGRYISLTAHWVNLVEAGTESDPGLVHVLPTPRIAGPSSIRVSSTFYTNSCIPSSSSSSISELSSWSTSSISSWKHCSTASVKQQQALLKLICLGDKPHTAAELCKAIKDQTDLWLSPLNLQPGMVVCDNDRNLVAALKLGKFTHVPCLAHVLNLVVQRFLKTYPDLPELLVKVRHVCTHFRKSATAAASLAVLQQRFQVPAHRLVCDVTTRWNSTLHMLARLCEQQRAVVEYQQQHARRHSGQPPHIRAEEWAWMSDICEVLQNFADSTKMVSGDDAIISVTIPLLCLLKRSLLTIKEEALNVDQVKIEEESIEGDTTDPSLISYYQHGLGDNDDDEEEEEEEQEMVACTTEGTTHTNFIPSVQRGWPEEEEEEEKMESRLPVEDNEVLPVGSLAHMADFMSRCLSNDARVVRILANTDYWLFTLLDPRYKENFPSLLPAAERATKMVQYQKALVEQLLQKFPSDNADGRGHTSLGTQGGKTKQTHTRSTRGRGILSKVWDNFIRPSQGPGPDVPVSLTRREKFWKMVKEYLADCGSILRDSSVPYNYWVSKLDTWHELSLYALEVLACPAASVLSERVFSAVGGIITDKHIRISTENADRLTLIKMNKTWVGPDFLTPPDDCSGM; encoded by the coding sequence ATGAAGTCACATACCCAACCTAGGAAGGTGCCATGCAGAGCGAGGACCGCCGCGCAGAGGGGGATGGATCTGCAGCaccacaacaggcaggaagaggcagtggccAGAGGAAGAAGGCGGGCAGCTATTCCCCATAGCACCCACATGCggcaagttcccaggccaagggttaggtgttccccagtctggcactTTTTTCAAGAAAGTGTGGATGATAAAAGAACAGTCATTTGCAACCTATGCCATACCAGgatcagcaggggcctgaccactaccagcctgaccacgaccagcatgctcaggcatatGTCAGCAAAGCACCCGACTAATTGGGCTGAACGCCTGgatccacaatcagtgtttgcgggTGACACCACTGCTTCTTTCCCTGTGCAACATGCTTGCCAATCCCCTGTCGAGGACGCAGGCATGGATGCTTTCTGCCCTTCACCTGTCGTTGCACATTCGCAACCACCATCAGGAACCATGTCTGATTCTTTGTCCCAGCACAGCATTCAGCTGTCCCTACCCCAGTCCTTGGAATGCAAAcataaatacccagccacccacccacaggctCAAAAACTAAAtgggcacatttccagactgcttgcacAGGAAATGTTGCCGTTTCGGCTTGTAGACACTGAGGCTTTCCGCAACCTCATGGCAGCAGCTGTCCCTCGGTAcctggtccccagccgccactatttttcccggtgtgctgtccccgccttacaccagcacgtgtcccataacatcacccgtgccctgaccaacgcagttactgggaaggtccatttAACAACCGACACATGGACGAATGCTTGTGGCCAAGGACGCTACATTTccctgacagcacactgggtgaaccttgtggaagCCGGGACCGAGTCAGATCCTGGGCTGGTACACGTGCTACCGACACCGAGGATTGCGGgtcctagttccatcagggtttcctccaCCTTCTACACCAATTCCTgcatcccctcctcctcctcatcctccatctccgAACTGTCATCTTGGAGCACGTCATCCAtatcaagctggaagcactgcagcactgcctcggtgaagcagcaacaggctctgctaaaactaatttgtttaggtgacaaaccGCACACTGCCGCAGAGTTGTGTAAAGCTATAAAAGatcagacagatctgtggctctctccgctgaacctacaaccaggcatggttgtGTGTGATAATGACCGCAACCTGGTAgctgctctgaagcttggcaagttcACACACGTACCATGCCTTGCCCACGTGCTCAACttggtggttcagcggtttctgaaaacctacccagatttgcctgagctacttgtgaaggtgcgCCATGTGTGCACCCATTTCCGCAAGTCGGCTACAGCTGCTGCCAGTCTGGCAGTGCTGCAACAGCGCTTTCAAGTGCCAGCTCACCGACTGGTGTGTGACGTGACCACAcgctggaactccacattacacatgttggcaaggctttgtgagcagcagagggcagtagttgaataccaacAACAACATGCCCGTCGGCATTCCGGTCAGCCTCCACACATAAGAGCCGAAgagtgggcatggatgtctgacatctgtgaggttctacaaaactttgcagactccaccaagatggtgagcggtgatgacgccataatcagcgtaaccatcccacttctgtgtctactcaaacgctCGCTGcttacaattaaagaggaagctttgaatgTGGACCAAGTGAAGATAGAGGAAGAAAGTATAGAGGGTGATACTACTGATCCTAGCCTCATCTCATATTATCAGCATGGCTTaggtgataatgatgatgatgaggaggaggaggaggaggaacaggagatggttgcctgtactacagagggtactacccacaccaacttcatcccatctgttcagcgtggatggcctgaagaggaggaggaagaggagaagatggagagccgTCTTCCTGTTGAGGACAatgaagtcttgcctgttgggagtctggcacacatggctgactttatgtcccGCTGCCTTTCTAATGACGCTCGCGTTGTacgcattttggccaacactgattactggttaTTCACCcttcttgacccacgctacaaagagaactttccatctctccttcctgcggCAGAGAGAGctactaaaatggtgcaataccagaaggccttAGTCGAGCAATTGCTGCAAAAATTTCCATCTGACAATGCTGATGGCAGAGGTCATACTTCCTTGGGCACCCAAGGAGGCAAGACAAAGCAGACACACACCAGGTCCACAAGAGGCCGGGGAATACTATCTAAGGTCTGGGACaatttcattagaccctcccaggGCCCAGGCCCTGATGTGCCGGttagtctgacaaggagggaaaagttttggaagatggtgaaAGAGTACCTAGCCGACTGTGGCAGCATCCTTCGTGATTCCTCTGTaccatacaactattgggtatcaaaGTTGGAtacgtggcatgaactgtccctttacgccttggaggtgctggcctgccctgccgctagcgttttgtcagagcgggtTTTTAGTGCTGtcgggggcataataactgataagcACATCCGTatttcaactgaaaatgctgacaggctgactcttatcaaaatgaacaagaccTGGGTTGGACCAGACTTCTTAACCCCACCGGATGACTGCAGCGGAATGTAA